One genomic window of Citrobacter sp. Marseille-Q6884 includes the following:
- a CDS encoding YqaE/Pmp3 family membrane protein, whose product MGFWRIVLTIILPPLGVLLGKGFGWAFILNIVLTLLGYIPGLIHAFWVQTRD is encoded by the coding sequence ATGGGTTTCTGGAGAATTGTTTTAACGATTATTCTGCCCCCGCTTGGCGTCCTGCTGGGGAAAGGATTCGGCTGGGCATTTATCCTTAACATCGTGCTGACGCTGTTGGGTTACATCCCCGGCCTGATTCATGCGTTTTGGGTGCAGACGCGCGATTAA
- a CDS encoding ArsR/SmtB family transcription factor — protein MTELEQLQASAEDAAALLKAMSNPKRLMILCMLCGSPGTSAGDLARNTGLSPSATSQHLARMREEGLIDSQRDAQRVLYSIKNAAVNSLIATLKTLYCP, from the coding sequence ATGACTGAACTTGAACAACTGCAGGCCAGCGCTGAAGACGCCGCCGCCCTGCTCAAAGCGATGAGTAACCCGAAGCGGTTGATGATTTTGTGCATGCTCTGCGGCTCGCCGGGCACCAGCGCAGGCGATCTGGCTCGCAATACGGGCCTGAGTCCTTCCGCAACTTCCCAGCACCTGGCGCGAATGCGCGAGGAAGGCCTGATCGACAGCCAGCGTGATGCGCAACGCGTCCTCTATTCCATTAAAAATGCGGCCGTCAATTCCCTGATTGCCACATTAAAAACACTGTATTGCCCATAA
- a CDS encoding rhodanese family protein, with product MTIEVISPREAQALLAQGATLIDIRDADEYLHEHIPEAHLAPLAALEQGSLPANLRAERVIFHCQSGKRTQNAAAKLHAIAAPAQVWLLEGGIDGWKAAGLPVAKDQSQPLPLMRQVQIAAGSLALLGVVLGYAVNSAFFLLSGFVGAGLILAGVTGFCGMARILDKMPWNRRSH from the coding sequence ATGACCATTGAGGTGATTTCCCCACGCGAAGCGCAGGCGCTGTTAGCCCAGGGGGCAACACTGATCGATATCCGTGATGCAGACGAATACCTGCACGAACACATCCCTGAAGCGCATCTGGCGCCATTGGCAGCGCTTGAGCAGGGATCACTGCCCGCGAATCTACGCGCCGAACGCGTGATCTTTCACTGCCAGTCTGGCAAGCGTACGCAAAACGCAGCGGCAAAACTTCATGCCATTGCCGCCCCGGCGCAAGTCTGGCTGCTGGAAGGTGGCATAGACGGCTGGAAAGCAGCGGGATTACCGGTTGCCAAAGATCAATCACAACCCTTGCCACTGATGCGCCAGGTGCAGATTGCCGCAGGCAGCCTCGCCTTACTCGGCGTGGTGCTGGGTTATGCTGTCAATAGCGCTTTCTTCCTGCTCAGCGGTTTTGTCGGCGCGGGACTGATATTAGCCGGAGTGACGGGGTTTTGTGGCATGGCGCGGATTCTGGACAAAATGCCCTGGAACCGTCGCTCGCATTAA
- the stpA gene encoding DNA-binding protein StpA produces the protein MSSMLKNLNNIRKLRSLSRELSMDVLEDILEKFSVVTKERRDEEEQIQRQRAEQQEKINTWLALLESDGIRPEELLNGESATQSTAKKRQPRPAKYRFTDINGETKTWTGQGRTPKPIALALAAGKSLNDFLIV, from the coding sequence ATGAGTTCAATGTTAAAAAACTTAAATAATATCCGTAAACTGCGTTCACTGTCCCGCGAATTATCGATGGATGTTCTTGAGGATATTCTTGAAAAATTCAGCGTTGTCACGAAAGAACGACGCGATGAAGAAGAACAGATACAGCGCCAACGTGCAGAACAACAAGAAAAAATTAACACCTGGCTGGCGCTGTTGGAATCTGACGGGATTCGTCCCGAAGAACTGCTGAACGGGGAATCTGCGACACAATCAACGGCTAAAAAACGTCAACCGCGTCCGGCGAAATATCGTTTTACTGATATCAACGGTGAAACAAAAACATGGACTGGTCAAGGACGGACGCCAAAACCCATTGCCCTGGCGCTGGCCGCAGGTAAATCACTGAATGATTTCCTGATCGTATAA
- the alaE gene encoding L-alanine exporter AlaE — protein MFSPQSRLRHAVADTFAMVVYCSVVNMLIEVFLSGMSFEQSLYSRLVAIPVNILIAWPYGMYRDFFMRMARKTTSAGWVKNLADVLAYVTFQSPVYVIILLTVGADWHQITAAVSSNIVVSMLMGAVYGYFLDYCRRLFKVSSYHQAKA, from the coding sequence ATGTTCTCTCCGCAGTCACGCTTGCGTCATGCTGTAGCAGACACGTTCGCGATGGTTGTTTATTGTTCTGTCGTGAACATGTTGATCGAAGTATTCCTCTCTGGAATGAGCTTTGAACAGTCACTTTATTCCAGACTGGTGGCTATCCCTGTCAACATACTGATCGCCTGGCCATACGGGATGTACCGCGATTTCTTTATGCGTATGGCGCGTAAAACCACGTCGGCGGGATGGGTAAAAAATCTGGCGGATGTGCTGGCATATGTCACATTTCAGTCGCCGGTGTATGTGATTATTCTGTTGACGGTTGGCGCTGACTGGCACCAGATTACCGCTGCGGTGAGTTCAAACATCGTTGTATCAATGCTGATGGGCGCGGTTTATGGCTACTTCCTCGATTATTGCCGCCGCCTGTTTAAGGTCAGCAGCTATCACCAGGCGAAAGCCTAA
- a CDS encoding DUF2002 family protein — MYLRPDEVARVLEKVGFTVDVVTQKTYGYRRGENYVYVNREARMGRTALVIHPTLKERSSSLAEPATDIKTCDHYQQFPLYLAGDNHEHYGIPHGFSSRIALERYLNGLFGDVNSN, encoded by the coding sequence ATGTATTTACGACCGGATGAGGTGGCGCGCGTACTTGAGAAAGTGGGCTTTACCGTTGATGTTGTCACGCAGAAAACGTACGGTTATCGACGTGGCGAAAATTATGTGTACGTTAACCGTGAAGCACGCATGGGACGTACCGCGTTAGTGATTCACCCCACGCTAAAAGAGCGCAGCTCTTCGCTGGCAGAACCTGCCACGGATATTAAAACCTGCGATCACTATCAGCAATTCCCGCTTTATTTAGCCGGAGATAACCATGAGCATTATGGAATTCCGCACGGCTTTAGCTCGCGTATTGCGCTTGAGCGTTATCTGAATGGATTGTTTGGCGACGTTAATTCAAACTAA
- a CDS encoding PLP-dependent aminotransferase family protein, producing MPRYQLIARQLKTAIEHGELKPGTRLPSSRTWSQELGVSRSTVENAYADLVAQGWLERHGQAGTFVSKQLRLDTTPAAPAVFAGENPTPQIFQMGLPALDLFPREIWARVMGRRLRTQTRFDLALGDVCGELLLRQAIVDYLRVSRSIECLPEQVFITSGYAASITLILRTLAKPGEGMWVEDPGFPLIRPVVMQERVELMPVPVDDDGLDVDVGVRDYPQARFALLTPAHQSPLGVALSLARRHRLLEWATRAQAWIIEDDYDSEFRYHGKPLPPLKSLDAPQRVIYTGTFSKSLFPALRTAWLVVPVTQVAQFRQQAALTACSVPVLWQQTLADFIREGHFWRHLKKMRQHYAQRRQWMENALADQGFTVVPQDGGIQMVMTIAGDDVALVRKANQAGLAVQALSHWRMVSAGKGGILLSFTNIHSAEMAQQAARQLRQAITDS from the coding sequence ATGCCACGCTATCAGTTAATCGCCCGTCAGTTAAAAACCGCTATTGAGCACGGTGAGCTTAAGCCCGGCACTCGATTACCTTCCAGCCGGACCTGGTCACAGGAACTGGGGGTTTCACGTTCGACAGTGGAAAATGCTTACGCGGATCTGGTCGCGCAGGGCTGGCTTGAGCGACACGGTCAGGCCGGAACGTTTGTGAGCAAGCAACTGCGGCTGGATACCACGCCTGCAGCGCCTGCCGTATTCGCCGGAGAAAATCCAACGCCGCAGATTTTTCAGATGGGATTACCCGCACTCGATCTTTTCCCCCGCGAGATCTGGGCACGGGTGATGGGGCGGCGCTTACGCACCCAGACGCGTTTCGACCTGGCGTTGGGGGATGTGTGCGGTGAACTGCTGTTGCGTCAGGCGATTGTCGATTATCTGCGCGTTTCTCGTAGCATTGAATGCCTGCCGGAGCAGGTATTTATTACCTCAGGCTATGCGGCGTCCATAACGCTAATCCTGCGCACGCTGGCAAAGCCCGGTGAGGGGATGTGGGTTGAAGATCCGGGGTTTCCGCTTATTCGGCCAGTGGTGATGCAGGAACGGGTTGAATTGATGCCCGTTCCGGTTGATGACGATGGCCTGGATGTCGATGTCGGGGTCCGCGATTACCCGCAGGCGCGTTTTGCACTTCTCACCCCGGCTCACCAGAGTCCGCTGGGTGTGGCGCTTTCATTAGCGCGCCGCCATCGGTTGCTGGAATGGGCTACCCGTGCGCAGGCATGGATTATTGAAGATGACTATGACAGTGAGTTTCGCTACCACGGTAAACCGTTGCCACCGCTGAAAAGTCTGGATGCGCCGCAGCGGGTTATTTATACCGGCACGTTCAGTAAATCGCTCTTTCCGGCATTGCGCACCGCCTGGCTGGTGGTGCCTGTCACGCAGGTCGCGCAGTTTCGCCAGCAGGCGGCGCTCACGGCCTGTAGCGTTCCCGTTTTATGGCAGCAAACGCTGGCGGACTTTATCCGCGAGGGGCATTTCTGGCGGCACTTAAAAAAAATGCGTCAACACTATGCGCAACGACGCCAGTGGATGGAAAACGCACTCGCAGATCAAGGCTTTACTGTGGTACCTCAGGACGGTGGTATCCAGATGGTGATGACCATTGCAGGCGATGATGTTGCATTAGTGCGCAAAGCGAATCAGGCCGGACTGGCGGTTCAGGCTTTAAGTCACTGGAGAATGGTGTCGGCGGGAAAGGGGGGAATATTGCTGTCATTTACCAATATTCATTCTGCGGAAATGGCCCAACAGGCCGCCCGGCAACTTCGGCAGGCAATAACTGATTCTTAA
- a CDS encoding carboxymuconolactone decarboxylase family protein, with the protein MTTLRQPYYELSPEVYSALGQAKKALENGALDTTLMELIYLRISQINGCAFCLEMHSKALRKSGVEQAKLDALAGWRVSHHFSAQEQVALAWAESVTDIARTHAEDDVYQPLLDHFSAREISDLTFAIGLMNCFNRLAVGMRM; encoded by the coding sequence ATGACTACGTTACGTCAGCCCTACTATGAACTCAGCCCTGAAGTCTACAGCGCCCTTGGGCAGGCTAAAAAAGCGCTGGAGAATGGCGCCCTGGATACCACGCTGATGGAACTGATTTATCTGCGTATCTCGCAAATTAACGGCTGTGCTTTTTGTCTGGAAATGCACAGTAAAGCCCTGCGTAAGTCTGGTGTAGAGCAAGCGAAGCTGGATGCCCTGGCCGGCTGGCGGGTCAGCCATCACTTTAGCGCCCAGGAACAGGTTGCGCTGGCGTGGGCAGAATCCGTCACTGATATCGCCAGAACACATGCTGAAGATGATGTTTACCAGCCGTTGCTCGACCATTTCAGCGCCCGTGAAATCAGCGATCTGACCTTTGCAATCGGTCTGATGAACTGCTTTAACCGCCTGGCGGTGGGAATGCGCATGTAG
- the nrdH gene encoding glutaredoxin-like protein NrdH, whose translation MRIIIYTRNNCVQCHATKRAMESRGFDFEMINVDLSPEMAETLREQGFRQLPVVVAGETRWSGFRPDMINRLRPQAHMASA comes from the coding sequence ATGCGTATTATTATTTATACTCGTAATAACTGCGTTCAGTGCCACGCGACGAAACGGGCGATGGAAAGCCGTGGGTTTGACTTTGAGATGATCAATGTCGATCTGTCCCCCGAGATGGCTGAAACCCTGCGTGAGCAAGGTTTTCGCCAGTTACCGGTCGTGGTGGCGGGTGAAACCCGTTGGTCAGGATTTCGCCCGGACATGATCAACCGTCTGCGCCCGCAAGCCCATATGGCCAGCGCATGA
- the nrdI gene encoding class Ib ribonucleoside-diphosphate reductase assembly flavoprotein NrdI: MSSLVYFSSSSENTHRFMLRLGLPALRIPLNERERLQVDEPYILVVPSYGGGGTAGAVPRQVIRFLNDTHNRAMIRGVIASGNRNFGEAYGRAGDVISQKCGVPWLYRFELMGTQSDIDNVRKGVSEFWQRQPQNV, encoded by the coding sequence ATGAGCAGCCTCGTCTACTTTTCCAGCAGCTCAGAAAATACGCATCGCTTTATGCTGCGTCTGGGACTGCCTGCCCTGCGCATTCCGCTGAATGAACGTGAGCGGCTCCAGGTAGACGAACCCTATATTTTGGTTGTGCCGTCTTATGGCGGTGGCGGCACGGCAGGTGCGGTCCCGAGACAGGTGATCCGCTTTTTAAACGATACGCACAACCGGGCGATGATCCGCGGCGTGATCGCCTCAGGCAATCGCAATTTCGGCGAAGCCTACGGTCGCGCCGGTGACGTCATTTCACAAAAATGTGGCGTGCCGTGGCTCTATCGCTTTGAGCTGATGGGGACGCAAAGCGATATCGACAATGTCCGAAAAGGAGTGAGCGAATTTTGGCAACGACAACCGCAGAACGTGTGA
- the nrdE gene encoding class 1b ribonucleoside-diphosphate reductase subunit alpha: MATTTAERVNPATLDFHALNAMLNLYDNAGRIQFDKDHQAVDAFFANHVRPRSVRFASQQERLETLIRDGYYDESVLTRYDRDFVVKLFAHAHASGFRFQTFLGAWKFYTSYTLKTFDGKRYLEDFEDRVTMVALTLAQGDETLAMQLADEMLSGRFQPATPTFLNCGKQQRGELVSCFLLRIEDNMESIGRAVNSALQLSKRGGGVAFLLSNLREAGAPIKRIENQSSGVIPVMKMLEDAFSYANQLGARQGAGAVYLHAHHPDILRFLDTKRENADEKIRIKTLSLGVVIPDVTFRLAKENAQMALFSPYDVERIYGKPFGDIAISEQYDELVADARVRKKYINARDFFQRLAEIQFESGYPYIMFEDTVNRANPIAGRINMSNLCSEILQVNSASTYDEALGYTRTGHDISCNLGSLNIAHTMDSPDFGRTVETAVRGLTAVSDMSHIRSVPSIEAGNSASHAIGLGQMNLHGYLAREGIAYGSPEGLDFTNLYFYTITWHALHTSMKLARERGTTFAGFKHSRYASGEYFTQYLQDDWQPKTEKIRGLFARSGITLPTRAMWLQLSDDVMRYGIYNQNLQAVPPTGSISYINHATSSIHPIVSKVEIRKEGKTGRVYYPAPFMTNENLSLYQDAYEIGPEKIIDTYAEATRHVDQGLSLTLFFPDTATTRDINKAQIYAWRKGIKTLYYIRLRQLALEGTEIEGCVSCAL, encoded by the coding sequence TTGGCAACGACAACCGCAGAACGTGTGAACCCGGCAACCCTGGATTTTCACGCCCTGAATGCCATGCTGAATCTGTACGATAATGCCGGCCGCATTCAGTTCGATAAAGACCATCAGGCAGTGGACGCGTTTTTTGCAAACCACGTCCGCCCCCGTTCCGTGCGCTTTGCCAGCCAGCAGGAGCGCCTGGAAACGTTGATACGTGACGGTTATTACGATGAAAGTGTGTTAACCCGCTACGATCGCGACTTTGTCGTGAAGCTCTTCGCCCACGCGCACGCCAGCGGATTCCGTTTCCAGACCTTCCTTGGCGCATGGAAGTTCTACACCAGCTATACATTGAAAACTTTTGACGGCAAACGCTACCTCGAAGACTTTGAGGATCGCGTGACGATGGTGGCGCTTACACTTGCACAAGGTGATGAAACGCTCGCCATGCAACTCGCCGATGAAATGCTCTCCGGGCGCTTTCAACCTGCCACGCCAACTTTTTTAAACTGCGGCAAGCAGCAGCGCGGGGAGCTGGTCTCGTGCTTCCTGTTGCGTATTGAAGACAATATGGAGTCCATTGGCCGGGCGGTAAACTCGGCGCTACAGCTTTCCAAACGCGGCGGCGGCGTGGCGTTTCTGCTTTCGAATCTGCGGGAAGCCGGTGCCCCCATCAAGCGTATTGAAAACCAGTCTTCCGGTGTCATCCCGGTAATGAAAATGCTGGAAGACGCCTTCTCTTATGCAAACCAGTTGGGCGCGCGTCAGGGCGCGGGGGCGGTGTATCTGCATGCACATCACCCGGATATTTTGCGTTTTCTTGATACCAAACGTGAAAATGCCGATGAAAAAATTCGCATCAAAACGCTCTCACTCGGCGTGGTGATCCCCGATGTGACCTTCCGTCTGGCAAAAGAGAATGCGCAAATGGCGCTGTTCTCACCTTATGACGTGGAGCGTATTTACGGCAAACCGTTTGGTGATATCGCCATCAGCGAGCAGTACGACGAACTGGTCGCCGATGCACGTGTGCGTAAAAAATACATCAACGCCCGCGATTTCTTCCAGCGGCTGGCGGAAATTCAGTTCGAATCCGGTTATCCCTACATCATGTTTGAAGACACGGTGAATCGCGCCAATCCGATTGCCGGTCGCATCAATATGAGCAACCTGTGCTCTGAAATTTTGCAGGTCAATAGCGCATCGACTTATGACGAGGCGCTGGGCTACACCCGGACCGGACACGACATCTCCTGCAACCTTGGCTCACTGAACATCGCGCACACCATGGATTCACCGGACTTTGGCCGCACGGTTGAAACCGCGGTTCGCGGCTTAACCGCCGTCTCGGACATGAGCCATATTCGCAGCGTGCCCTCGATTGAAGCCGGTAACAGCGCCTCCCACGCCATTGGCCTGGGACAGATGAATCTGCATGGCTATCTGGCGCGTGAAGGTATTGCCTACGGTTCGCCTGAGGGACTGGATTTCACTAATCTCTATTTCTACACCATCACCTGGCATGCACTGCATACATCGATGAAGCTTGCCCGTGAACGCGGTACAACCTTTGCCGGATTCAAACACTCTCGCTATGCCAGCGGCGAGTATTTTACGCAATACCTGCAGGATGACTGGCAGCCCAAAACGGAGAAAATCCGGGGGCTGTTTGCCCGCAGCGGTATTACGCTGCCGACCCGCGCGATGTGGCTACAGCTGAGCGACGATGTCATGCGCTACGGCATCTATAACCAGAATTTGCAGGCGGTTCCGCCAACCGGGTCGATTTCCTATATCAACCATGCCACCTCCTCTATTCACCCGATTGTGTCGAAAGTGGAGATTCGCAAAGAGGGCAAAACCGGACGCGTTTACTACCCGGCCCCATTTATGACCAATGAAAATCTGTCGCTGTATCAGGACGCTTATGAAATTGGCCCGGAAAAAATCATTGATACCTACGCCGAAGCGACCCGCCATGTCGATCAGGGGCTGTCGCTAACGCTCTTTTTCCCGGATACCGCCACCACCCGCGATATCAATAAAGCGCAGATCTACGCCTGGCGTAAGGGCATCAAAACCCTCTACTACATCCGCCTACGCCAACTGGCGCTGGAAGGCACTGAAATCGAAGGCTGCGTGTCATGCGCACTGTAA
- the nrdF gene encoding class 1b ribonucleoside-diphosphate reductase subunit beta, translating to MKLSRVSAINWNKIEDDKDLEVWNRLTSNFWLPEKVPLSNDIPAWQTLNAAEQQLTIRVFTGLTLLDTIQNIAGAPALMKDAITPHEEAVLSNISFMEAVHARSYSSIFSTLCQTKDVDAAYAWSEENVPLQHKANIILNHYASDDPLKKKIASVFLESFLFYSGFWLPMYFSSRGKLTNTADLIRLIIRDEAVHGYYIGYKFQKGLESITESAREELKNFALDLLMDLYDNEVLYTQALYAETDWVDDVNAFLCYNANKALMNLGYEPLFPAEMAEVNPAILAALSPNADENHDFFSGSGSSYVMGKAVETEDDDWNF from the coding sequence ATGAAATTATCCCGCGTGAGCGCCATCAACTGGAATAAGATCGAGGATGATAAAGATCTTGAGGTATGGAACCGCCTGACCAGCAATTTCTGGTTACCGGAAAAAGTGCCGCTTTCTAATGATATTCCTGCCTGGCAGACGCTAAACGCCGCCGAACAGCAACTCACCATCCGCGTTTTCACCGGACTGACGTTGCTCGACACGATCCAGAATATTGCCGGTGCGCCAGCGCTGATGAAGGATGCAATCACTCCGCATGAAGAGGCGGTGTTGTCGAATATCAGCTTTATGGAGGCCGTACACGCGCGTTCATACAGCTCTATTTTTTCCACCCTGTGCCAGACCAAAGATGTGGATGCGGCTTACGCCTGGAGTGAGGAGAACGTGCCGCTCCAGCATAAGGCAAACATCATTCTTAACCATTACGCCAGCGACGATCCGTTGAAGAAGAAAATTGCCAGCGTATTTCTGGAGTCTTTTCTGTTTTATTCCGGCTTCTGGCTGCCGATGTATTTCTCCAGCCGGGGTAAGTTGACCAATACCGCCGATTTAATTCGCCTGATTATCCGTGATGAAGCGGTGCACGGTTATTACATCGGTTATAAGTTTCAAAAAGGGCTGGAGTCTATTACGGAATCTGCACGTGAAGAACTCAAGAATTTTGCACTCGACCTGCTGATGGACCTGTATGACAACGAAGTCCTCTACACACAAGCGTTGTATGCGGAAACGGACTGGGTTGATGACGTCAACGCATTCCTTTGTTACAACGCCAATAAAGCGTTAATGAATCTGGGTTATGAGCCCTTATTTCCGGCCGAAATGGCAGAGGTCAATCCGGCGATCCTTGCGGCTCTCTCTCCTAATGCAGACGAAAATCACGATTTCTTTTCCGGCTCAGGTTCGTCATATGTCATGGGAAAAGCGGTCGAAACGGAGGACGACGACTGGAACTTTTAG
- the proV gene encoding glycine betaine/L-proline ABC transporter ATP-binding protein ProV, whose product MAIKLEVKNLYKIFGEHPQRAFKYIEKGLSKEQILDKTGLSLGVKDASLAIEEGEIFVIMGLSGSGKSTMVRLLNRLIEPTRGQVLIDGVDIAKISDAELREVRRKKIAMVFQSFALMPHMTVLDNTAFGMELAGTGADERREKALDALRQVGLENYAHSYPDELSGGMRQRVGLARALAINPDILLMDEAFSALDPLIRTEMQDELVKLQAKHQRTVVFISHDLDEAMRIGDRIAIMQNGEVVQVGTPDEILNNPANDYVRTFFRGVDISQVFSAKDISRRSPEGLIRKTPGVGPRSALQLLQDKDREYGYVIERGNKFIGVVSIDSLKAALSQAQGIEAALIDEPLAVDAQTPLSELLSHVGQAPCAVPVVDEEQQYVGIISKRMLLQALDREGANNG is encoded by the coding sequence ATGGCAATTAAATTAGAAGTTAAAAATCTCTATAAGATATTTGGCGAGCATCCACAGAGAGCGTTCAAATATATTGAAAAAGGACTTTCAAAAGAGCAGATTCTGGATAAAACAGGGCTATCGCTTGGCGTTAAAGACGCCAGTCTGGCCATTGAAGAAGGCGAGATATTTGTCATCATGGGATTATCCGGTTCGGGTAAATCCACAATGGTACGCCTTCTCAATCGCCTGATTGAACCCACCCGCGGACAGGTACTCATTGACGGCGTGGATATTGCAAAAATATCCGATGCCGAGCTTCGCGAGGTGCGCAGAAAAAAGATTGCGATGGTGTTCCAGTCCTTTGCGCTGATGCCGCATATGACGGTGCTCGATAATACGGCATTCGGTATGGAATTAGCCGGTACTGGCGCGGATGAGCGCCGTGAAAAAGCGCTGGATGCGCTACGCCAGGTCGGGCTTGAAAATTATGCCCATAGCTATCCCGATGAGCTTTCCGGTGGTATGCGCCAGCGTGTCGGTCTTGCCCGCGCATTAGCCATTAACCCTGATATCTTATTAATGGATGAGGCCTTCTCGGCGCTCGACCCATTAATTCGAACAGAGATGCAGGATGAACTGGTAAAACTGCAGGCGAAGCATCAACGTACCGTGGTCTTTATTTCTCACGATCTTGATGAAGCGATGCGTATTGGCGACAGAATTGCCATTATGCAAAATGGCGAAGTGGTGCAGGTGGGTACACCGGATGAGATCCTGAATAATCCGGCCAATGATTATGTGCGCACCTTCTTCCGCGGTGTTGATATTAGCCAGGTGTTCAGCGCTAAAGATATATCTCGCCGTAGTCCTGAAGGCTTAATTCGTAAAACGCCAGGCGTGGGTCCGCGCTCGGCGCTGCAATTATTGCAGGACAAAGATCGTGAATATGGCTACGTGATTGAACGTGGTAATAAATTCATCGGCGTGGTCTCCATCGACTCATTAAAAGCAGCCCTGAGCCAGGCACAAGGTATTGAGGCTGCGTTAATCGATGAACCCTTAGCCGTGGATGCACAAACGCCTCTGAGCGAGTTGCTTTCTCATGTTGGACAGGCGCCGTGCGCGGTACCGGTTGTCGATGAGGAACAGCAGTATGTGGGCATTATTTCAAAACGCATGCTGTTACAGGCTTTAGATCGTGAGGGGGCAAACAATGGCTGA
- the proW gene encoding glycine betaine/L-proline ABC transporter permease ProW, with translation MADQTNPWDTTPAADSAAQSADAWGTSSAAPADGGSADWLTSAPAPAPEHFNIMDPFHKTLIPLDSWVTEGIDWVVTHFRPVFQGIRVPVDYILNGFQQLLLGMPAPVAIVIFALIAWQISGVGMGIATLISLIAIGAIGAWSQAMITLALVLTALLFCVVIGLPMGIWLARSPRAAKIVRPLLDAMQTTPAFVYLVPIVMLFGIGNVPGVVVTIIFALPPIVRLTILGINQVPADLIEASRSFGASPRQMLFKVQLPLAMPTIMAGVNQTLMLALSMVVIASMIAVGGLGQMVLRGIGRLDMGLATVGGVGIVILAIILDRLTQAVGRDSRSRGNRRWYTTGPVGLITRPFIQ, from the coding sequence ATGGCTGATCAAACAAACCCGTGGGATACCACACCTGCGGCCGATAGCGCCGCACAATCCGCAGATGCCTGGGGCACGTCATCCGCTGCGCCTGCCGACGGTGGTAGCGCAGACTGGCTGACCAGCGCACCGGCACCAGCACCTGAGCATTTCAACATTATGGATCCGTTCCATAAGACGCTGATCCCGCTGGACAGCTGGGTCACTGAAGGGATCGACTGGGTTGTGACCCATTTTCGTCCCGTCTTCCAGGGCATTCGTGTTCCGGTTGATTACATTCTGAATGGCTTCCAGCAGTTGCTGCTGGGCATGCCCGCGCCGGTGGCGATTGTCATTTTCGCGCTGATCGCCTGGCAGATTTCCGGCGTTGGAATGGGCATCGCCACGCTGATCTCTTTGATCGCTATCGGCGCAATTGGCGCCTGGTCGCAGGCCATGATAACTCTGGCGCTGGTGCTGACCGCGCTGTTGTTCTGCGTGGTGATCGGTCTGCCAATGGGGATATGGCTGGCGCGCAGCCCACGGGCAGCAAAGATTGTTCGCCCGCTACTCGATGCGATGCAGACCACGCCAGCGTTTGTCTACCTGGTGCCGATTGTCATGTTGTTCGGTATCGGTAACGTCCCGGGTGTAGTGGTGACGATTATCTTCGCCCTGCCCCCGATTGTGCGTCTGACCATTCTGGGGATTAACCAGGTTCCTGCGGATCTGATTGAAGCCTCACGCTCGTTTGGCGCCAGTCCACGTCAGATGTTGTTCAAAGTGCAGCTCCCTCTGGCGATGCCCACCATTATGGCGGGGGTTAACCAGACGCTGATGCTGGCCCTCTCCATGGTCGTCATCGCCTCAATGATCGCGGTTGGCGGTCTGGGTCAGATGGTGTTGCGCGGTATCGGTCGCCTGGATATGGGGCTGGCTACCGTCGGTGGTGTCGGGATTGTCATCCTCGCCATTATTCTGGATCGTCTGACGCAGGCCGTCGGCCGCGATTCGCGCAGCCGTGGTAACCGTCGCTGGTACACCACCGGACCTGTTGGGCTTATCACCCGCCCGTTCATTCAGTAA